The segment GTCTTCGTGGATACATCACGTGTTGGTGGCCACTACACAAAGGCTATCATGCTTGCAAGTGCCCTTGTGGATATGAAAAACGAGAGAAACAGATCCTGATCATATTAGATTTATGAGGTGTTGACATAGAAAACGTTGCGTGTGGCTGGCCTGTTGTGAAAGGAGATTGTATCGCCGGAAATAACGATTCCTGTATTGCGGTCATAACTCTTGCAAGCTCATTTGAACCTTATGAAGAAGCTGCCATGTGGGGTAGCTGCAAGACCGAGAACCTTGGTGCAGAGAAGATCATCATAAACACGGTATCAAATTCAAATATCCGGTATCTCCTGATATGTGGCAATGAATCCAGGGGACACCTTGCAGGAAAAACACTTATTGCACTTCACAAGAACGGCATAGATGAGAATGGCCGTATCATCGGGTCGGATGGAGCGATCCCCTTTATTGAGAACGTTGGAAGGGATGTAATTGAACGTTTCCAGAAGCAGGTAAGTCTCATTGAACGCATCGGCCTGGTCGACATTGATGAGATCTGCCGGATCGTTGATGAGTATAAGGACAAAGAAGGTCCGTATTGTGAAGCAGCTTTCGTTGTTGAGAGTGCCAAAAAGAAAAGCAGGCCCGTTATGGATGTCACTTCCGGTGATATTATGGTATCAGGCAATGTAATGCTTGATTCAGCTTCCGGCATTGTCTGTGAAGTAGAGTTAGATCAAGTATGATCTAATTAGGTAGAATTTAATAAAGTATCGATTTATTGTTAACTTTATCATTGTTATATTTCGTAGAGGTTGTGTTCATGTTCAGGTTCCAGAAAGAGCAGGAGATCGTCAATATCGCAGGTGTGAAGATCGGAGGTCAGCCAGGTGAGCTGCCAACAGTACTTGCAGGTACTATATTCTATGAAGGTCATAGCATCGTGGAAGATGCAGATGCCGGCATATTTGACAGGAATGAGGCAGAAGTTCTTGTGAACCTGCAGGATTCTATGTCCGATGAGACCGGAAATCCTGCGATCGTCCATATCTTTGCAAACACCTTTGAGAGCATGCACAAGTACATCGATTTCGTAACGGCCGTAAGTGATGCTCCCTTTATAATCGATTCCCCACAGCCTGATGTAAGGATGGCTTCCGCTGAATATGTGACTGACATCGGACTTGCTGATAAGACGGTCTACAATTCAATTAACATGAGCATCAGTGAAGATGAACTGGCTTCTTTGGCAAATTCCGATATTGACAGCTCCATTATTCTCGGTTTCAATGCAATGG is part of the Methanococcoides orientis genome and harbors:
- the mtrH gene encoding tetrahydromethanopterin S-methyltransferase subunit H, which gives rise to MFRFQKEQEIVNIAGVKIGGQPGELPTVLAGTIFYEGHSIVEDADAGIFDRNEAEVLVNLQDSMSDETGNPAIVHIFANTFESMHKYIDFVTAVSDAPFIIDSPQPDVRMASAEYVTDIGLADKTVYNSINMSISEDELASLANSDIDSSIILGFNAMDSSLDGRMALLENGGKLMERGLLEIADECGIKNILIDPSITPMGDGAGIALRMTMTAKAKWGYPVGSGIHNAPSSWSWLKAKKKEDPLVYKMCDIGTVSMQQLAGGDFVLYGPIENAKYTFPLAAMGDIMIAEASSDLDIETSSSHPLNLLV
- a CDS encoding tetrahydromethanopterin S-methyltransferase subunit A, which encodes MENVACGWPVVKGDCIAGNNDSCIAVITLASSFEPYEEAAMWGSCKTENLGAEKIIINTVSNSNIRYLLICGNESRGHLAGKTLIALHKNGIDENGRIIGSDGAIPFIENVGRDVIERFQKQVSLIERIGLVDIDEICRIVDEYKDKEGPYCEAAFVVESAKKKSRPVMDVTSGDIMVSGNVMLDSASGIVCEVELDQV